In one Leptospira stimsonii genomic region, the following are encoded:
- a CDS encoding universal stress protein, with protein sequence MQRLIKKILVPVDGSESSKKALEMGIALAKASGGSLTILEVVEEFGPLPGYYEKAPEGKDRVKWISEQRFEKIHSILDESPEIKWDRLVLEGYPADTIVETAAKGKYDMIVIGSRGLSAVGRFLVGSVSDRIVHHAPCSVTVVR encoded by the coding sequence ATGCAAAGACTGATTAAAAAAATACTGGTTCCAGTGGACGGCTCCGAGAGTTCGAAGAAGGCGTTGGAGATGGGGATCGCGCTTGCTAAAGCTTCCGGAGGAAGTCTGACGATCTTAGAAGTCGTGGAAGAATTCGGCCCTCTCCCCGGTTATTATGAAAAAGCTCCCGAAGGGAAGGACAGGGTCAAATGGATCAGCGAACAGAGATTTGAAAAAATTCATTCCATCTTGGATGAATCTCCGGAGATCAAATGGGATCGTTTGGTCCTCGAGGGGTATCCTGCGGATACGATCGTTGAGACCGCCGCAAAAGGAAAATATGACATGATCGTAATCGGATCGAGAGGACTTTCCGCTGTAGGAAGATTTTTGGTTGGCTCCGTTTCGGACCGCATCGTCCACCACGCCCCTTGTTCGGTGACCGTAGTAAGATAA
- a CDS encoding methyl-accepting chemotaxis protein — protein MNQSESRKLRWKLTVGLELLTTILAVPLAVLFIISAGGYDFDQAIAVIIAAAISTLTSYVLPTIRFFYLGRILRNLEDQTWFSLNTQERVAVKTKILNFPVYNSSFYLVQWSLGIPYAWWLMHFFFTPTFLESIPFAFLPLIIYPILGVSHFFLTESSFVDILESDRLNEVQIDSDRILMVGVHARIFSTITAIAILPIIILGYLLLEETSGWIKLGDVTIPLILTLVFMLIAVVVASYQLSLTIRRNSENMIRIFGEMSNGNLTHVLPMVSSDELGSNSRALNEFVKRLRIIVKSVSREAEKLSGSSKTLGDNTKDLSRKMQDQAASTEEMSSGVEEIAASIHSTASRADGQTQIAKKAQASLVELEGRIRQVHTALLETKVDADRMRSETKSGEDALQGTQKAIEAIEESTSKMGATVNVIKDITDRIGLLSLNAAIEAARAGEAGKGFAVVAQEIAKLGEQTQDNAKRITTAIADALNATKSGREVIESTQTVFKRIGDTVEVTLDRVSAVTKLSDSQLVASEQVKSAFSDLSVSSDEIRNHTQEQAQTSTEFSKTIVAISETTEFLNQVVSEIDELAVKLNEQAGKLKSEVEFFTT, from the coding sequence ATGAATCAGTCAGAATCACGCAAACTTAGATGGAAATTAACGGTCGGTTTGGAATTGCTCACAACGATTTTAGCGGTTCCTTTGGCGGTCTTATTTATTATCTCTGCGGGAGGATATGATTTCGATCAGGCGATCGCGGTCATAATTGCGGCCGCGATTTCAACGCTGACTTCTTATGTGCTTCCTACGATCCGTTTTTTTTATTTGGGAAGAATCCTTCGAAATCTGGAAGACCAGACTTGGTTTTCTCTCAATACACAAGAGAGGGTCGCGGTAAAAACGAAAATTCTTAACTTCCCCGTTTATAATTCCAGTTTCTATCTTGTTCAGTGGAGTTTAGGAATTCCATATGCCTGGTGGCTCATGCATTTCTTTTTTACACCCACTTTTTTGGAATCGATTCCCTTTGCTTTTCTTCCTTTGATCATCTATCCGATTTTGGGAGTATCCCATTTTTTCCTCACAGAATCCAGCTTTGTGGATATCTTAGAATCGGATCGCCTTAACGAAGTTCAGATCGATTCCGATCGGATTCTTATGGTGGGAGTTCACGCGAGAATCTTTAGTACGATTACTGCGATCGCAATCCTACCGATCATCATTCTCGGTTACCTCCTTTTGGAAGAAACCTCGGGTTGGATCAAACTGGGAGACGTGACCATTCCTCTGATTCTAACGTTGGTTTTTATGCTGATCGCGGTCGTTGTGGCGTCCTATCAGCTTTCCCTCACCATCCGGAGAAATTCCGAAAACATGATCCGTATTTTCGGAGAAATGTCCAACGGAAATCTTACCCACGTCCTTCCGATGGTATCGAGCGACGAATTGGGTTCCAACAGTCGCGCACTGAATGAATTTGTTAAGCGACTTAGAATTATCGTGAAAAGTGTTTCGAGAGAAGCGGAAAAATTATCCGGAAGTTCCAAAACTCTCGGAGATAACACGAAAGATCTGTCCAGAAAGATGCAGGACCAAGCCGCGTCCACGGAAGAAATGAGTTCCGGTGTGGAAGAGATCGCCGCTTCGATCCATTCTACGGCGTCGCGTGCGGACGGTCAGACTCAAATCGCGAAAAAGGCCCAAGCCTCCCTAGTGGAACTGGAAGGAAGAATTCGCCAGGTTCACACGGCGCTTCTCGAAACGAAGGTCGACGCGGATCGTATGAGGAGTGAAACCAAAAGTGGAGAGGACGCCTTACAAGGTACTCAAAAAGCGATTGAGGCGATCGAAGAAAGTACTTCTAAAATGGGAGCGACCGTAAACGTCATCAAAGACATCACCGACCGAATCGGCTTACTCTCGTTAAACGCCGCGATCGAGGCCGCTAGGGCCGGAGAAGCCGGCAAAGGATTCGCGGTAGTCGCTCAGGAAATCGCAAAACTCGGAGAGCAGACTCAGGACAACGCGAAACGAATTACGACTGCCATTGCGGATGCGTTAAACGCCACTAAGAGCGGTAGGGAAGTGATCGAATCGACTCAGACCGTTTTTAAAAGAATCGGGGACACGGTGGAAGTCACACTGGATCGAGTATCGGCAGTAACAAAACTTTCGGATTCTCAACTTGTCGCGAGCGAACAAGTGAAATCGGCGTTTTCGGATCTTTCCGTTTCTTCGGATGAAATTCGAAACCATACGCAGGAGCAAGCACAGACTTCGACGGAATTTTCCAAAACGATCGTCGCCATTTCGGAGACGACCGAATTTCTCAATCAGGTCGTTTCTGAAATCGACGAACTCGCGGTGAAGCTGAACGAGCAGGCCGGAAAACTCAAATCCGAAGTGGAATTTTTTACGACCTAA
- a CDS encoding sigma-70 family RNA polymerase sigma factor yields the protein MNQKADIDRILINSYLEYKRTGKSDSLLKQAEFWIKRFATRKYTLDEDGRAEVILKFIQKIEIFSKIFETKGYRNFPAFAFVFWKHLVFNQWKKERILSQKEASFLDPDRLEGSPFFEPDYELSIDPFRNFLRENLENLDRRGTLIFKLKHNLYLERNEILLLKSILLASGNSIPEFLRERKEKRFRTRNKELLLLEKLESSHQILFSKRKDASFVSSRLKEKFKRKLLRTDSIYTFLEIGIWFGWSEHVVKRLYHQTMNRLRNAGLDSEQPMAVKPDTKTA from the coding sequence ATGAATCAAAAGGCAGATATCGACCGTATATTAATAAATTCTTATTTAGAATATAAAAGAACCGGTAAGTCCGATTCTCTCCTCAAGCAGGCTGAATTTTGGATCAAACGATTTGCGACTCGAAAATATACTCTGGATGAAGATGGAAGGGCGGAAGTGATTCTAAAATTCATTCAAAAAATCGAAATCTTTTCCAAAATCTTTGAAACAAAAGGTTATCGAAATTTCCCCGCCTTCGCTTTTGTCTTCTGGAAACATCTCGTCTTCAATCAATGGAAAAAGGAAAGAATCCTTTCTCAAAAAGAGGCTTCCTTTTTGGATCCGGATCGACTGGAAGGATCTCCTTTTTTCGAACCGGATTATGAACTTTCTATCGATCCTTTCCGAAATTTTCTCCGAGAGAATCTGGAAAATCTGGATCGAAGAGGAACACTCATCTTCAAATTAAAACACAATCTCTATTTGGAAAGAAATGAAATCCTACTCCTCAAGAGTATTCTCCTTGCCTCCGGAAATTCCATCCCCGAATTTTTACGGGAGAGAAAAGAAAAACGATTTCGTACTCGAAATAAGGAACTCCTACTTTTGGAAAAATTGGAGTCCTCTCATCAAATCCTCTTTTCCAAACGAAAGGACGCGAGTTTTGTCTCTTCGAGGTTGAAGGAAAAATTCAAAAGAAAACTTCTGAGAACGGATTCGATCTATACTTTTTTGGAAATCGGAATCTGGTTTGGTTGGAGCGAGCACGTCGTCAAAAGGCTTTATCACCAAACAATGAATCGTCTCCGAAACGCAGGACTCGACTCGGAACAACCGATGGCCGTCAAACCGGACACAAAGACCGCATAA
- a CDS encoding DEAD/DEAH box helicase, with the protein MHNPIENFSNLPLAPLIQQSIKEVGYSKPTPIQIQAIPPLLEGKDLLGCAQTGTGKTAAFALPILHRLFTNSRKAAPKQTRVLVLTPTRELAIQVHDSFKVYGQHLKLKTAVIFGGVGQSPQVKSLSSGVDVLVATPGRLVDLIDQRFLSLSELEVFVLDEADRMLDMGFIHSIKKIIAMLPKKRHNLFFSATMPPDIEKLAGTMLVNPVRIEVTPVSSTVELIQQSVMFVDSDKKKELLKHLFKNPELKRVIVFTKTKHGANRVSELLGKSGISVDVIHGNKSQSARQRALEDFRTGKIRALIATDIAARGIDIDEISHVINYEIPNIPESYVHRIGRTARAGTQGVAISLCDMEERAFVRDIERVIGQKIPVNQQQPFHSENVMHFTGRIKPKTNSGGRPPQRFHSSPSRKKSNSPSKQRSFR; encoded by the coding sequence TTGCACAATCCAATAGAAAATTTTTCAAATCTTCCTCTCGCTCCTTTAATCCAACAATCCATCAAAGAAGTCGGTTATTCGAAACCGACTCCGATCCAAATTCAGGCGATTCCTCCTTTGCTCGAAGGAAAGGACCTTTTGGGCTGTGCGCAAACGGGAACCGGAAAAACGGCCGCCTTTGCGCTCCCGATTCTTCATCGTTTATTTACGAATTCGAGAAAGGCCGCACCGAAACAAACCAGAGTTTTAGTTTTAACTCCGACGAGAGAACTCGCGATTCAAGTTCACGATAGTTTTAAAGTCTACGGTCAACACTTGAAATTGAAAACCGCCGTGATCTTCGGAGGCGTCGGTCAGAGTCCTCAGGTGAAAAGTCTTTCTTCCGGCGTGGACGTTCTTGTGGCGACCCCCGGAAGGCTCGTGGATCTGATCGATCAAAGATTCTTAAGTCTGAGCGAACTCGAAGTTTTCGTTTTGGATGAAGCAGATCGGATGCTCGACATGGGTTTTATTCACTCGATCAAAAAGATCATCGCGATGTTGCCGAAAAAACGTCATAATCTTTTCTTCTCCGCGACGATGCCCCCTGATATCGAAAAACTTGCGGGGACGATGCTCGTAAATCCGGTTCGAATCGAAGTGACTCCGGTTTCTTCTACGGTGGAACTGATTCAGCAATCCGTAATGTTCGTGGATTCGGATAAGAAAAAGGAACTTCTAAAACATCTCTTTAAGAATCCGGAACTCAAACGGGTGATCGTTTTTACGAAGACAAAACACGGAGCCAATCGTGTTTCCGAACTTTTGGGGAAGAGCGGAATTTCGGTGGACGTGATTCACGGGAACAAATCCCAATCCGCGAGACAAAGGGCTTTAGAAGATTTTAGAACCGGAAAAATCCGCGCCCTCATCGCGACCGATATCGCCGCAAGAGGGATCGACATCGATGAGATTTCCCACGTGATCAATTACGAAATCCCGAATATTCCGGAGAGTTACGTTCATAGAATCGGAAGAACCGCGAGAGCCGGGACACAAGGTGTCGCGATTTCGTTATGCGACATGGAGGAGAGGGCATTCGTTCGAGATATCGAAAGAGTGATCGGACAGAAGATTCCAGTCAATCAACAACAACCCTTCCATTCGGAAAACGTAATGCACTTTACCGGAAGGATCAAGCCTAAGACGAATTCAGGAGGAAGACCTCCGCAGAGATTTCATTCTTCACCGAGTCGAAAGAAGTCGAATTCCCCTTCGAAGCAGAGATCTTTTCGTTAG